TTTCCTTTGATCAGGAATTTGAAAATTCCCACCTGATCTCATTTCCCAGTGGAGAAACAGGTAGAGACCTGGAACCCACATCTTTAAGACTTAGAAATTCTGGGTGATCACCATAAAGATATGAGACCTGGCAACTGGATAACCAGTTAGAAGGAaataaacctgttttttttttttttttaagttttgagggTTCTCTAGCCTTTTTATTTTCACTCAaagtttaattcattttaaatttcccctttggttttcttttctcatcattACAGGAAATTGAGTACAAATTGTacaattttcttcattgtttcagATTTTGAGATCCAGAGTGAAAATGGGGAGAACTCTAACCAAGACATATTTGAGGATGTTGAATCACATGAAATGTTCTCCGAAATGCCTGAGGGGGAAGGCATTCCACAATCTGACTGGGAAAGTGACTTGGAGAGAGACTGCAGCTCCCGGGGGCCCCGGGGAAACACCCCGGGGGAGGACCATGGGGAGGTGCCACCCCAGGGCAGGGAAGTTGGACAGCTCATAGGCCTTCAGGGCACCTACCTGGGTGAGAAGCCCTATGAGTGTCCCCAGTGTGGGAAAACCTTCAGCCGGAAATCCCACCTCATCACACACAAGCGGACCCACACAGGAGAGAAATACTACAAATGTGACGAGTGTGGAAAAAGCTTTAGTGATGGTTCCAACTTCAGTAGACACCAAACTACTCACACCGGGGAGAAACCTTATAAGTGCAGGGACTGTGGGAAAAGCTTCAGCCGGAGTGCAAACCTCATAACCCACCAGAGGATCCACACGGGAGAGAAACCCTTCCAGTGCGCCGAGTGCGGCAAGAGTTTCAGCAGGAGCCCCAACCTCATCGCCCATCAGCGGACTCACACGGGGGAGAAACCGTACTCGTGCCCTGAGTGCGGCAAGAGCTTCGGCAACCGGTCCAGCCTGAACACGCATCAGGGGATCCACACGGGAGAGAAGCCCTACGAATGTAAAGAATGCGGCGAAAGCTTTAGTTACAACTCCAACCTCATCAGGCACCAGAGGAtccacacaggagagaagccATACAAGTGCCCCGACTGCGGACAGAGGTTCAGCCAGAGCTCGGCCCTCATCACCCACCGGAGAACTCACACGGGAGAAAAACCTTATCAGTGCAGTGAGTGCGGGAAGAGCTTCAGCCGCAGCTCCAACCTGGCCACTCACCGGAGGACCCACCTGGTGGAGAAGCCCTACAAGTGCGGGGAGTGCGGGAAGAGCTTCAGCCAGAGCTCCAGCCTGATTGCACACCAGGGGATGCACACGGGCGAGAAGCCCTATGAGTGCCTGACATGTGGGGAGAGCTTCAGCTGGAGCTCCAACCTCATCAAGCACCAGAGGATCCACACGGGTGAGAAGCCCTACAAATGCAGTGAGTGTGGGAAAGGCTTCAGCCAGCGCTCCCAGCTGGTGGTGCACCAGAGGACCCACACGGGTGAGAAGCCCTACAAATGCCTCATGTGCGGCAAGAGCTTCAGCCGGGGCTCCATCCTGGTCATGCATCAGAGAGCCCATCTGGGAGACAAGCCATACAGGTGTCCCGAGTGCGGGAAAGGCTTTAGCTGGAATTCAGTCCTCATCATACACCAGCGAATCCACACTGGGGAGAAGCCCTACAAATGCCCCGAGTGTGGCAAAGGCTTCA
This sequence is a window from Mesoplodon densirostris isolate mMesDen1 chromosome 4, mMesDen1 primary haplotype, whole genome shotgun sequence. Protein-coding genes within it:
- the ZSCAN2 gene encoding zinc finger and SCAN domain-containing protein 2 isoform X1, whose product is MMASEVPRVTTPLSPLVRVSQEEDDQEEEVATMILEDDSWVQEAVLQEDGPESEPFPQSAGKGSPHEEVAGGPQGALGRLRELCRRWLRPEVHTKEQMLTMLPREIQAWLQEHRPESSEEAVALVEDLTQTLQDGDFEIQSENGENSNQDIFEDVESHEMFSEMPEGEGIPQSDWESDLERDCSSRGPRGNTPGEDHGEVPPQGREVGQLIGLQGTYLGEKPYECPQCGKTFSRKSHLITHKRTHTGEKYYKCDECGKSFSDGSNFSRHQTTHTGEKPYKCRDCGKSFSRSANLITHQRIHTGEKPFQCAECGKSFSRSPNLIAHQRTHTGEKPYSCPECGKSFGNRSSLNTHQGIHTGEKPYECKECGESFSYNSNLIRHQRIHTGEKPYKCPDCGQRFSQSSALITHRRTHTGEKPYQCSECGKSFSRSSNLATHRRTHLVEKPYKCGECGKSFSQSSSLIAHQGMHTGEKPYECLTCGESFSWSSNLIKHQRIHTGEKPYKCSECGKGFSQRSQLVVHQRTHTGEKPYKCLMCGKSFSRGSILVMHQRAHLGDKPYRCPECGKGFSWNSVLIIHQRIHTGEKPYKCPECGKGFSNSSNFITHQRTHMKEKLY
- the ZSCAN2 gene encoding zinc finger and SCAN domain-containing protein 2 isoform X2, encoding MFSEMPEGEGIPQSDWESDLERDCSSRGPRGNTPGEDHGEVPPQGREVGQLIGLQGTYLGEKPYECPQCGKTFSRKSHLITHKRTHTGEKYYKCDECGKSFSDGSNFSRHQTTHTGEKPYKCRDCGKSFSRSANLITHQRIHTGEKPFQCAECGKSFSRSPNLIAHQRTHTGEKPYSCPECGKSFGNRSSLNTHQGIHTGEKPYECKECGESFSYNSNLIRHQRIHTGEKPYKCPDCGQRFSQSSALITHRRTHTGEKPYQCSECGKSFSRSSNLATHRRTHLVEKPYKCGECGKSFSQSSSLIAHQGMHTGEKPYECLTCGESFSWSSNLIKHQRIHTGEKPYKCSECGKGFSQRSQLVVHQRTHTGEKPYKCLMCGKSFSRGSILVMHQRAHLGDKPYRCPECGKGFSWNSVLIIHQRIHTGEKPYKCPECGKGFSNSSNFITHQRTHMKEKLY